A region of Sparus aurata chromosome 8, fSpaAur1.1, whole genome shotgun sequence DNA encodes the following proteins:
- the dkk3b gene encoding dickkopf-related protein 3b, which yields MSGTMLLSMYLSLCLLWATGGTARSGAVILRDALERSPVSLNDMFREVEELMEDTQHILEEAADQIATESAKSSLTSLDLRPTYHNKTRTMIKDGDRAVQVLDRADKETNNQTGEVHLSHIHMEISGQWNSVDHECMVDEDCGELKYCLYEIENSKCLPCIPTDMPCTKDEECCSDQMCVWGQCTVNATAGTEGTICQGQSDCRPDLCCAFQRELLFPVCNPKPEKGESCWNHPNLLMDMLAWDQEGPRDHCPCADDLQCIPRGRGSVCGE from the exons ATGTCCGGTACCATGCTGCTGTCTATGTATTTGAGTTTGTGCTTGTTGTGGGCGACCGGCGGCACGGCGCGGAGCGGGGCGGTGATCCTGCGGGACGCCCTGGAGCGGAGCCCCGTCAGCCTGAACGACATGTTccgagaggtggaggagctgatggaggacacCCAGCACATACTGGAGGAGGCTGCGGACCAG ATAGCTACTGAGAGCGCTAAATCATCCTTAACATCGCTGGATCTGCGTCCTACCTACCACAACAAGACTAGGACGATGATAAAGGATGGGGATAGAGCTGTTCAGGTCCTAGATAGAGCAGACAAG GAAACTAATAACCAAACAGGAGAGGTTCATCTTTCCCACATCCACATGGAGATCTCTGGCCAGTGGAACAGCGTGGATCAC GAATGCATGGTGGATGAAGACTGTGGTGAGCTGAAATACTGCCTGTATGAGATTGAGAACTCTAAGTGCCTCCCCTGCATACCAACGGATATG CCCTGCACTAAAGATGAGGAGTGTTGCTCGGATCAGATGTGCGTGTGGGGACAGTGTACAGTCAATGCCACCGCGGGAACAGAGGGAACTATCTGTCAGGGTCAGAGTGACTGCAGGCCGGACCTCTGCTGTGCCTTTCAACGAG AGCTGTTGTTTCCAGTGTGTAATCCCAAACCGGAGAAGGGGGAGTCCTGCTGGAACCACCCCAACCTGCTGATGGACATGCTGGCCTGGGATCAGGAGGGTCCCCGTGACCACTGTCCCTGTGCTGATGACCTTCAGTGCATACCTCGCGG acGTGGATCTGTCTGTGGAGAGTAG